CTTGCCGGTCGCTGGTTTTGACCTCGATTTCACCGATGTCACGTATCTAACGCAATTAAAGGCCCGGATGCAAAATCGTTTGGATTTCATCATGGCTAAGAAAACCGAGTTAGATGGTTACCATGCTTTACCCGAAGGTACGGAAGAAGCAGTGCAACGCATTTTGGTGGCACTCGATGATGCAATTGCGGCGAATAGCTAAAATGTATCGAAAAAACAAGACCCATCCGAGTTGGCTTAATGCCACGTTGGATGGGTCTTGTTTTATTTAGATGTTTATTTTTTGGAAATCCGGGTACCTTCAATTGCGCTACGCATCTTGTCGACCACGTCTTGCGTTTGTTGGCCTAAACGGAAGCCGGTTAAGGTGAATAATGAATCGATGATAGTGATTTGTGCAATCAACGAACTCATTGATTCTGAACGGAAGTTAACTTCTTCGGCAATGGAAACAAGTGTCAAATCCGCAAGTTTAGCAAGTGGTGATTGGGCAAACGACGTGATTGCAATAATCGGGGTCCCGTTAGCTTTCAACTGTTCAGCGATTACTAATGTATCGTGATTGCGACCAGAGTGGGAAATGACAATTGCGACATCGTCTTTGCGCATTTTAACGGCCTGCATTAATTGGATATCATAATCGGGGTGTTGTTGAACATTGATTGGTGTCCGTAAAAATTTGTGATAACCATTGAAGGCAACAATCGATGAACCACCAATACCAAACAGTCCCACAACACGGGCGTTACAGATTAAATCAACTGCAACATCGAAATCAGCGGGATCAAGCATCTCGACCGTTGAAGCGAGTGCGTTGTCAGCCCCACTGAAAACTTTACGTACAATATCATTAGTACTGTCATTTTCTTCAATTTCACCAAAGAAAGCGTCATCGTTTTCGCTAGCAGCAAGGGCGACACTGAAATCACGATACGATTCCCAACCGATGTGTTTTACAAAACGGGAAACGGAAGCGCTCGAAACGCCAGATGCCACGGCAAGTTCTTGGATGGTGTAGTCATGAGCAACTGATGGGTTGGCCAAAATGGTATCCGCAATGCGTTGCTCAGTGTTATTTAATTGTTGATAGTTAGCTTTAATTGAGCTAATTGCAGTTTGCGCCATGTTGGCTTACCTCGTCTAAAAAAGATTTTCATTTATATTCATTATACGTGAAAATAATTTTCACGCAATTTTTTTGTTAGTTACTGAAAATAACTGGCGTAATGTACAAATTTTTAGTTGCTAAGAATAGGCGTATCCCAGTGGTTACAAGCATAGTGGCGAAGACTAAGTGACGAGAGCACTCGTTAATTGTTAAAATGCTAAGCTTACCAATCATCGCTAATTCGGGCAAGTTAATAAATTTGTGAAAGAAATTTACAAATTTATGCTTGCAATGTGAAAACTTTTTTCATACAATAAGAGAGTAATAAAAATTAAATTTTTTAAAGAGGTATTTCATAATGAAATTCGCGATGATCGGTTTAGGTAAAATGGGCCTTAACCTTGTTAAAAACGCTGCAGACAACAAGCACGAAGTTGTTGCTTTTGATTTAAATGCAGACTTTGTAAAGGCAGCTACGGATTACTCAGATTTAGTAACTCCAGCTACTGATATTGATGATATGCTTGCTAAGTTGCCATCACCTAAAGTTGTTTGGGTAATGGTTCCAGCCGGTGTACCAACCAACTCAACAATCGATACTTTGATTGAAAAGATGGACAAGGGCGACATCATCATTGATGGTGGTAACTCTAACTACAAGGATAACCTTGAACAAAACCTCCGTACTACTGCTGCTGGTATCAAGTTCTTTGATGCTGGTACTTCAGGCGGTATGGAAGGTGCCCGTTCACACGGTAACTTCATGATTGGTGGGGATGACGCCCAAGCATGGAAGACTATCGAACCATTATTTGCTTCAATTTCTGAAGAAGACGGTTACCTTTACACTGGTAAGCTTGGTTCAGGTCACTACCTTAAGATGGTGCACAACGGTATCGAATACGGCCAAATGCAAGCAATTGCTGAAGGTTTTGAAGTTCTTGAAGCTTCACAATTCGACTACGACTACGAAGCAGTTGCTAAGCTTTGGAACCACGGATCAGTTATCCGTGGCTGGTTGATGGAATTGATGGAAGACGCCTTCTCAAAGGATCCACACTTGGATAACTTGGCTGGTCGTATGCACGCTTCTGGTGAAGGTCAATGGACTATTGAAGAAGGTCTTGACTTACAAGTACCTACTCCAGTCATTGCCCTTTCATTGATGATGCGTTACCGTTCAATGCAAGATGACACCTTTACTGGTAAAGTCGTTGCTGCTTTGCGTAACGAATTCGGTGGTCACGCCGTTGACAAGAACTAAGAACTAACACTTTGTAAATAATTAGCCGATAGGTCAACCTACCGGCTAATTTTTTTATGTGAGTAGTGGTTTAAAACGGATGCATACGCTGGTTCGTATGATAATACTTGGCTTTAAAACTCTAGAGGAATACGCTGATATGGTATTTCTGTTAGAGACAAAAATAGAATACGCTGTGACTTTAAGTTAAGTACGGCTAAAAGGGAGATTTGTAGGATGCAGTTTGTGATGCTAGCAATTTCAATTCTGATTTTGCTTCTATTGATTGTGAAATTTAAGGTGAACACATTCGTTGCCTTGATTATCACCGCATTTATTTTAGCGCTATTATTAGGTATGTCACCAATGGATATCCCCAATGCGGTCTTAGGTGACCAAGGTGTTGGTAATATCTTAGGTTCAAACTCAGTTATCTTCATCTTTGGTGGAATGATTGGGCGTTTGGTTGCCGATGCGGGTGGTTCATACCGAATCGCCAAAACGTTGATCAACTGGTTTGGTCTTAAGCGTTTGCAATGGGCTGTCTTGATTGCTTCATTTATCATCGGGATTTCAATGATCTTCGGTGTTGGGATGGTACTCTTGATTCCTATCGTGTTCGCCGTTGCCATTGAAGCCGGTGTGCCATTGCTATACCTTGGTATTTCAATGACTGCCGCGCTTTCATCAGCACAAGGCTTCTTGCCTCCACAACCAGCTCCAACAGCTGTTGCCTCAGCTTTGGGTGCTAACATTGGGATGATGTTGATCTTTGGTTTGGTAGTTTCAATTATCACTGCTGTTGTGGCAGGTCCTGCTTTCACTAAGTTGGCACAAAAGTACGCTCCTGATGCCTTCCAAATGAAAACAGAAATTAAGGCCGTTGGTGAAATTAAAGAATACGACTTAGACAAGACACCAAGTTTTGGTTTGTCAGTATTAACTTCAGTTTTCCCATTGGTCTTCATGATTATCGCAACTGTTTATAAGATGATCTACACGGGTGGTGTGACACCAAAGAACCCAACCATGTTTGATCAAGTTATCGAATTCATGGCAAACCCTGCCGTGGCAATGACGATTGCATTGATCTTTGCCATCTTCTCAATGGGTGTGTGGCAAAAGCGCACAATGGCACAAGTTAATGAATCAATGACGCAAGCCATCAATGCCGTTGCTGGTATCTTGTTGATTGTTGGTGGTGGTGGTGCCCTTCGTGGGGTCTTAGTTACTGGTGGTGTTTCTGACCAAGTTGCGAAGATCTTCACTGCAAGTGGTAGCATGAGCGCAATTACGATTATCATCTTCGCTTGGGCCGTAGCCGCAATCTTGCGTGTTGCCGTTGGTTCTGCAACCGTTGCTGGTATGACTGCTGCTGGTATCGTTACTGGTATCTTGGCTGCTAACCCTGGTAACTCAATGTTGCCAGTCTTTGTTGCTTTGGCAATTGGTTCAGGTTCATTGATTGCTTCACACGTTAATGATGCTGGTTTCTGGATCTTTAAGGAATTCTTCGATTTAACAGTTACACAAACTTTCCAAATTTGGACAGTGCTTGAAACAATTATCTCAACGGTTGGTTTGGCAGTAATCTTGCTGTTAGCTTCAATCTTTGCATAATTAAATAAATTAAAAGACCGGCCGGTGAACATAATGTTTACCGGCCGGTCTTTGCTTGTACAGCGATTATAATTGATAGTAATACAAATCATCGAATTAGTGGTTAAAAACACGCTAAGGACGTTGTGTGGCTAATTTTGACTGTTCGAGAGTGCACGTTCAGGTTCATCTGTAATTATCGACTTAGGCACATCCGTCAATGAATTTTTCGTTAGTTGCTCGAGCATATCCAACCCATGAAATTTTGGGTACAAAAAAACCACCGCGCAAGAGGGGGGAGCGACGGTGGTGGCACTAGTATAAATACTAGCGTGTCGGGCTATTATAATTGGGGGGAATAGCCCGACAATTCATTACTTTGGGGGAGTTAATGAACTGTTCGACGTATCGAACTTTGCTTATATTAAGCTTGAAATGTGAAGAAAGTATGAAGAAAGTGTGAATTTTTTATGAATTGTTTATTCGGAAAACTAACCAAATGCCCAAAACAGCAAATTTAAAACATGTAATAACGTTATTTTGGCTATTTATTAACGAGATAATGTATAAATAACAAAAAGATATCTATTACAACATTTTAGCATTTATCGCCGGTTTTGGGACTTGAATTGCTTAAGTTGGTAAGTGAAAATTCAAAAAAGTGGCAGTGAATTAGATAAATGGTTTGCGCGAATAGTATCCGAGTTCGCCTGTCCCAATCGGATGCTTTTTGTTGCACATTAAAACAAGCCCGATTTCTACCCCAGTACTACAAGGAGAAATCAGGCTTGTTTGTCGGGTTGGACGAGTTACGTCCCCCACAATATTCACTTAAGCGTATTATTCGGTTTTTGCATCATCGGTTTTACCGGAAGTATTTATTGTTACTTCAAAATAGTTGATGAAAGCATCGGCATAGTCGAGAACTTTAAAATCAAAGTTTTGAACGGAGATAACTTCACCGACTTTAATGTTTTGGTGTTCGTCAATCATGTACCCTGAGATGGTCACCATTTCAGACTTCTTAAATTCCGGAATGCTGACTTGGAAATAACGTTCAAAGTCATACATGGTCATTTTACCCGGAATTTTAAACGTGTTAGCGTTAATTTTTTCAACGAGATCTTCAGCGACATCATCGATTTCATCACGGACAGTTCCGAAGAGTTCTTCATAAATATCCTTATCGGTAATGATACCGGATGTACCACCATATTCGTCAGCGACAACGACAATTGGGGTACGTTTTTCAATCATTTTCTTTAAGACATCTTGAATTGGCATGTTTTCGTTAACAGCGACCATGTTCCGTAAGACTTTGGAAACCATGATTGAATCATCAATTTGGCTTTGACGAACAAGATCATAGGAGAAAACGTAACCTAAAATTTTATCTTTGTCATTGTTGGCAACTACAGGGAAACGTGAGTATTGGTCACGAATATAGGTCTGCAGGGCTTCCTTAACTGTTGTTGTAATATCGAGGACTTCAAGTTGTGTCCGGTCAATCATGATGTCGGCCGCAACTTTATCATTCATATCAAAAGCGCGTTGCATGAACAAATAATCTTCTTCGTCTAGCTCACCCCCAGAAACCGCATTCCGCGATAATGTGAGAATTTCAGCTTGAGAGAATGTTTCGTCACCTTCACTGGCAGGCTTCATTCCAAACAACTTGACGGCGTGGTTGGCAGATACATTCAAGAACCACACGAATGGGTAGAAAAGCACGTGGAAGAAGTGCAAGGGACCAGTGACAAACAGTAAAACTTTCACTGGAATATCGATGGCGATGTTCTTAGGTACCAATTCAGTAAAGACAACTTCAATATAAGTCAAGAGTGCCATTGCGAGTACGGAAGCGACGGCTTGGGCACTGCCGTTGGTTGGTAAGTGAACAATTAGCCCAGCTTCAAGGAGCAAATGTGAGACTGTTTCTTCACCAATCCAACCAAGGACTAAGCCGGCAACGGTAATCCCAACTTGTGTTGTAGATAGATATTCGTTTAAATTTTCAGTCATGTGCAAGGCACGCGCAATCTTCTTAGAAGGTTTGTCACGCTTTGCCTGTTCTTCTTTTAGTGCACTGGGGCGCACCTTAACTAATGCAAATTCGCTGGCAACAAAGAGCGTTGCAAATAATAGGATGATGATAATAATTACTAAATTAAGTGCTATTTGACCGCTAGTCAATTTTTATTCCTCATTTCTACTGCTTATATTTGGTTTAAGAAGTATTATACATTGAATAAAAATTAAACGCCACGAATCTAGCAAGAATCGTGGCGTTTTTTAAATATGAATTTGCTAGGGGTGAAGGCGCATAATTGGGGCTAAAATATAACTTGACTGGCCCGGAAAAAGTTTGGTCATCTATGGATTGGTCAATTAGTGTTTATGAGCCTTTAGCGCCTTTTCACGTTGTTTAGCAATGAGCTTAGCGAGCTGAGCAAGTTGCCAAGCACGTTCTTGCATGACTTTGGCGGGATCAGCTAAACCGATTGCCTTGGCGGCGTAGTCAGCTGCCGTGAGGGCATTTTCGTGGCTGTCAGCAGGGTTAAGCGCAAAGCCCGTTGCTTGGGCAACTGCTTGAGCAGCCGGCTTATCTTCAAGTGACCGCGCGATGGCCAAAGCAGCAACACTTGCATCTGCGCTTTTTGGTTGAGCCAGCAAGTCAGTCAACCGGGTATCACCTGGGATTTCACGTGTGTAAACCGAATTAACGTGATCAACAAGGCGCAATGACCATTGGTGCACGATTTTGTGGTTAACTTTCTTTAGTTGTTCAGCCAAGACGGCCCGGATTTCAAAATTATCTTGCACAGTTCCCATTAGCATTCTCTCTTCTATTTAGTAAGTAAGAACTATTGTCGCTGATTTAGCTAGAAAAAGCAATTGCAAGCTGGGTTAAATGATTAAGTTTGTATTGCATTGGTAGCACATGATAAATTTTTTGGTATACTCTTCAAGTAGCGTATTTGGAATTATAAAGGAGCGAAAATAGCAATGTTAGAAATTATCAAAGCCGCCATTATTGGGGTAGTTGAAGGGTTAACTGAATTTTTACCAGTTTCATCAACTGGACACATCATTTTAGCTGATCAGTTTGTGCAAATGAAACAATCAAAATCATTCATGAACATGTTTGATTATGTGATTCAATTAGGTGCGATTATGGCCGTGGTTGTCTTGTATTTTCACAAATTAAATCCTTTTTCACCAAAGAAGGATCAACTTGAAAAGAAGCAAACATGGACACTCTGGTTCAAGGTTATTGTTGCCGTATTACCTTCAGTAATTGTCGGCTTCCCATTGAATGACTGGATGGATGCCCACTTGCAAACATGGCCAGTTGTGGCTGCAATGTTGATTTTCTATGGTGTTTTGTTCATTATCATCGAAAATCACAACAAAAAGTTAACACCAAAATTTACTGACTTGTACACGTTACCTTGGAAAATGGCCATCTTTATTGGGTTATTCCAAGTATTGAGTATTATTCCTGGGACATCACGTTCTGGCGCAACCATTTTAGGTGGTGTTTTATTAGGAGCTTCACGCTTTGTCGCTTCTGAATTTTCATTCTTCTTGGCAATTCCAACCATGGTTGGGGTGTCGATTTTGAAGTTAGGCAGTTACTTCCATGATGGTAACTCGTTCACTGGTTCAGAAACAGCGGTGCTGTTAACCGGTGTGATTGTTTCATTCGTCGTTGCGATTATTGCCATTAAGTTTATGTTGAACTATATCAAAAACAATGATTTCAAGGCCTTTGGCTGGTACCGGATTGCCGTCGGGATTATCTTTATCATCTTGGGCGCAATGGGAATTGTTCATATGTAATT
This is a stretch of genomic DNA from Periweissella cryptocerci. It encodes these proteins:
- a CDS encoding gluconate:H+ symporter gives rise to the protein MQFVMLAISILILLLLIVKFKVNTFVALIITAFILALLLGMSPMDIPNAVLGDQGVGNILGSNSVIFIFGGMIGRLVADAGGSYRIAKTLINWFGLKRLQWAVLIASFIIGISMIFGVGMVLLIPIVFAVAIEAGVPLLYLGISMTAALSSAQGFLPPQPAPTAVASALGANIGMMLIFGLVVSIITAVVAGPAFTKLAQKYAPDAFQMKTEIKAVGEIKEYDLDKTPSFGLSVLTSVFPLVFMIIATVYKMIYTGGVTPKNPTMFDQVIEFMANPAVAMTIALIFAIFSMGVWQKRTMAQVNESMTQAINAVAGILLIVGGGGALRGVLVTGGVSDQVAKIFTASGSMSAITIIIFAWAVAAILRVAVGSATVAGMTAAGIVTGILAANPGNSMLPVFVALAIGSGSLIASHVNDAGFWIFKEFFDLTVTQTFQIWTVLETIISTVGLAVILLLASIFA
- a CDS encoding putative immunity protein encodes the protein MLMGTVQDNFEIRAVLAEQLKKVNHKIVHQWSLRLVDHVNSVYTREIPGDTRLTDLLAQPKSADASVAALAIARSLEDKPAAQAVAQATGFALNPADSHENALTAADYAAKAIGLADPAKVMQERAWQLAQLAKLIAKQREKALKAHKH
- a CDS encoding hemolysin family protein, whose amino-acid sequence is MTSGQIALNLVIIIIILLFATLFVASEFALVKVRPSALKEEQAKRDKPSKKIARALHMTENLNEYLSTTQVGITVAGLVLGWIGEETVSHLLLEAGLIVHLPTNGSAQAVASVLAMALLTYIEVVFTELVPKNIAIDIPVKVLLFVTGPLHFFHVLFYPFVWFLNVSANHAVKLFGMKPASEGDETFSQAEILTLSRNAVSGGELDEEDYLFMQRAFDMNDKVAADIMIDRTQLEVLDITTTVKEALQTYIRDQYSRFPVVANNDKDKILGYVFSYDLVRQSQIDDSIMVSKVLRNMVAVNENMPIQDVLKKMIEKRTPIVVVADEYGGTSGIITDKDIYEELFGTVRDEIDDVAEDLVEKINANTFKIPGKMTMYDFERYFQVSIPEFKKSEMVTISGYMIDEHQNIKVGEVISVQNFDFKVLDYADAFINYFEVTINTSGKTDDAKTE
- a CDS encoding undecaprenyl-diphosphate phosphatase, which encodes MLEIIKAAIIGVVEGLTEFLPVSSTGHIILADQFVQMKQSKSFMNMFDYVIQLGAIMAVVVLYFHKLNPFSPKKDQLEKKQTWTLWFKVIVAVLPSVIVGFPLNDWMDAHLQTWPVVAAMLIFYGVLFIIIENHNKKLTPKFTDLYTLPWKMAIFIGLFQVLSIIPGTSRSGATILGGVLLGASRFVASEFSFFLAIPTMVGVSILKLGSYFHDGNSFTGSETAVLLTGVIVSFVVAIIAIKFMLNYIKNNDFKAFGWYRIAVGIIFIILGAMGIVHM
- the gnd gene encoding phosphogluconate dehydrogenase (NAD(+)-dependent, decarboxylating), which codes for MKFAMIGLGKMGLNLVKNAADNKHEVVAFDLNADFVKAATDYSDLVTPATDIDDMLAKLPSPKVVWVMVPAGVPTNSTIDTLIEKMDKGDIIIDGGNSNYKDNLEQNLRTTAAGIKFFDAGTSGGMEGARSHGNFMIGGDDAQAWKTIEPLFASISEEDGYLYTGKLGSGHYLKMVHNGIEYGQMQAIAEGFEVLEASQFDYDYEAVAKLWNHGSVIRGWLMELMEDAFSKDPHLDNLAGRMHASGEGQWTIEEGLDLQVPTPVIALSLMMRYRSMQDDTFTGKVVAALRNEFGGHAVDKN
- a CDS encoding MurR/RpiR family transcriptional regulator yields the protein MAQTAISSIKANYQQLNNTEQRIADTILANPSVAHDYTIQELAVASGVSSASVSRFVKHIGWESYRDFSVALAASENDDAFFGEIEENDSTNDIVRKVFSGADNALASTVEMLDPADFDVAVDLICNARVVGLFGIGGSSIVAFNGYHKFLRTPINVQQHPDYDIQLMQAVKMRKDDVAIVISHSGRNHDTLVIAEQLKANGTPIIAITSFAQSPLAKLADLTLVSIAEEVNFRSESMSSLIAQITIIDSLFTLTGFRLGQQTQDVVDKMRSAIEGTRISKK